One Polynucleobacter necessarius genomic window, AAGATCGAGCCATTATTGACCTTATACCCGGTAGACATGGCAGATGCCGCCGCGGCGGAATCGGTCACAAAGTAATTTGCGGATTCCGTCTTCATTAGTTAATAGTGACCATTAGCCATTACCTCATCGATGATCGCGAAGGATTGTTGACGCAATTGGGCACTGGAGTATCGCCCAAACTCGTATTGACTATTGGTGGTTCCATCGGCAAACAGAATGATGATATTTTTAGGCTTGCTGGGGGTGCTTTGAGCATAAGTGGGTTGCCCACCGATAAGCGCTACCGTTACTAAGCAAATGAAATTGATTCTGAGAAAAGCAGCAATCATTCTGCGCCTTATGCTGTTTATACTGTTGGTACTAAATCGGCAATACTTTTTGCTGCACTCATGGCAAGCTGAGAATCTTGGGTCTCGACCATTACCCTTAACAGCGGCTCTGTGCCAGAAGCACGAATAAGCACCCTACCAATATCTTTTAGATCGTTTTCAACTTTGGTAATTTGATCCTTGAGCTTGTAGTCAGATTTCCAGTCATAGCCTGACTTGAATTTCACATTCAAGAGTACTTGAGGATAGATTTTGACTGCATACAATAATTGCGCGAGGCTTTTCTTGTTTTGGCTCATAGCGGCTAAAACTTGGAGCGCGGCAATCGTGCCATCACCAGTCGAGTGTTGATCTAGGCAAAGTAAATGTCCAGAGCCCTCACCGCCAATAATCCAGCCTTTTTGTTTTAGGAGTTCCAAAACATAGCGATCACCGACATTGGCGCGCTCAAAGCCAATTCCTAGAGCGATGATGGCGTTTTCTACGGCAAGGTTCGTCATGAGCGTGCCGACCGCACCGCCGAGTTTCTGACCACGATCCAAGCGATCTTTTGTTAGCACATATAAGAGCTCATCACCATTAAACAAGCGGCCAGTGGCATCCACCATTTGCAATCGATCTGCATCGCCATCTAACGCGATACCCAAATCTGCATTGACTTCTTTTACCTTGGCGATCAGCGCTGCTGGGGCGGTAGCACCGCAACCATCATTAATGTTGCGACCATCGGGATTAACGCCAATAGAAATCACCTCTGCGCCGAGTTCATGAAACACGTGTGGCGCGGTATGGTATGCGGCACCATTGGCGCAGTCAACCACGAGCTTAAGGCCTTTGAGATTGAGCTCACCCGGAAATGTGGATTTGCAAAACTCGATGTAACGTCCTGCAGCATCATCCAATCGATACGCTTTGCCAAGCTCTTGCGCACTCACGCAACCCATCGGTTTTGCAAGCTCTGCTTCAATGGCTAACTCAAAGGCGTCGTCCAATTTATCGCCGTTCGCTGAGAAAAACTTAATGCCATTGTCTTGGTATGGATTATGCGAGGCAGAAATCACAATGCCTGCCGATAAACGCAATGCTTTCGTTAGATAAGCAACCCCTGGTGTTGGAATCGGTCCACATAACATCACATCTACACTAGCAGCAGCAAAACCCGCTTCTAAGGCTGCTTCAAGCAAGTAACCAGATACACGTGTATCTTTTCCGATCAATACCTTGCAACGTTCACCAGGCTTAGTACTTTTATTGAGCACCATACCCGCGGCATAGCCTAAACGTGTCATGAATTCTGGAACAATCGGAAATTGGCCCACCTCGCCACGAATACCATCGGTTCCAAAGTATTGTTTTTTCACGAATATGATTATAAAACTGGTAAATACTGGGTTCTAAGCTTATTGAGGCTCATTCACTGCCGCCCAAAGCTTTATGGCATCAACCGTTTCAGGCACGTCATGAACCCTGACGATCTGAGCACCACGATCCGCCGCCATGATGACAGCTGCAATACTAGGTGCCACCTGCTCATGTGTCTCTTTACCAGTGACCTTGCCAATCATCGATTTACGCGAAATACCGACCAAAACGGGATAACCCAGAGTGGTGAAGTTAGAGAAATTCGCTAGCATCTCTAAATTATGTTCAAGGCTTTTACCAAACCCAAAACCCGGATCAATAGCAATGCGATCTTGATGAACCCCATGAGATATCAATAAATTAGCACGCTCTTGTAAAAATTGACTCACCTCCAGAATGACATCCTGATACTCTGGATTAAATTGCATCGTGAGTGGATCTCGTTGTATATGCATCAACACAATACCGCATTGCTGATGTTCGAGAACAGCACCCACGGCGCCATCTTGCCTTAAAGCCCAAATGTCATTGACGCAATCCACGCCTGCACGTAGAGCTTGGCGCACTGTTTTTGCTTTGTAAGTGTCAATCGATAGCGGGACGCCACAATCCTTTAAACCCTCAATAACGGGCAAAACGCGATCGATCTCCTCTTGTAGACCTACAGGCTCCGCTCCCGGTCTGGTAGATTCACCGCCAATATCAATCAAATCAACGCCACCCTGAATCATGCGCTCCGCTTGAGCAATCGCATCCTTTGCGCTTCGATATTTGCCGCCATCTGAAAACGAATCCGGGGTGGCATTCAGTATTCCCATAAATGGGGCGTTGACGTTTCGTTAAGTCAAAAAGAAAACGCCCACAACGCCATGTTGTGGGCATCTTTGGAATGCCGTTGCTGGTCATTAGCGTGAAGACTATGCCGTTGCAGGAGCGTTTCCAGCCGCAGGTCCAGGTATTCCCGATGAGTTACCAAACTGAGTAGCCAATGGCGGCTTCGGTGCACGCGGAGGCCGACCTTCCATTATGTCGTTAATTTGCTCGGCATCAATTGTTTCCCATTCCAGCAACGCGGCAACCATTGCCTCGACCTTGTCACGGTTTTGCTCCAAAATCGACTTGGCCAATGCGTACTGACTGTCAATCAAAGTCCGAATTTCCGCATCAACTTTTTGTTGCGTCAGCTCCGAAACCGTTTTCGAATTCGTGCGACCGAAAATGCTTTCGGATTCAGTATCAACGTAGACCATTGTGCCTAAGCTATCGCTCATGCCATAACGAGTCACCATATCGCGCGCCATTTTGGTGGCACGCTCAAAATCATTCGATGCACCTGTACTCATGGAATTTAAGAAAACTTCCTCTGCCGCACGTCCGCCAAACAATATCGCCAATTCTTCCAACATGCGATCTTTGTAAAGATTGACACGATCAAACTCGGGCAACTGCCATGTAACACCCAATGCCATACCGCGTGGCATGATAGTAACTTTATGCACAGGGTCTGCTTTAGGAAGGATTTTTGCAACCACTGCATGACCCGACTCGTGATACGCCGTATTACGGCGCTCTTCCTCACGCATCACGGCAGACTTACGCTCAGGACCCATATAGATCTTATCCTTAGCGTCCTCAAAGTCTTTCATGTCTACAGAGCGTTTATTGCGACGTGCAGCAAACAATGCTGCTTCATTTACCAGGTTGGCTAAATCGGCACCTGAAAATCCTGGAGCGCCACGCGCCAATACTGCTGCATTGACATCAGGATCAATGGGCACCTTGCGCATATGCACTTGCAAAATCTGCTCGCGCCCACGAATATCAGGCAGGCCAACATGAACCTGTCGGTCAAAACGACCGGGACGCAAGAGCGCCCTATCTAAAACATCCGAACGATTGGTAGCAGCAACCACGATGACGCCGCTGTTACTTTCAAAACCATCCATCTCAACCAACATTTGGTTTAAGGTTTGTTCGCGCTCATCATTACCGCCGCCCATACCAGCACCACGATGGCGACCCACCGCATCAATTTCATCAATAAAAATGATGCAAGGTGAGTTTTTCTTCGCGTTCTCAAACATATCGCGCACACGAGAAGCACCAACACCCACGAACATTTCGACAAAATCCGAACCTGAGATGGAGAAGAATGGTACTTTTGCTTCGCCCGCGATAGCCCGTGCAAGCAGAGTTTTACCGGTTCCTGGAGGGCCTACAAGCAATACGCCGTGCGGTATGCGCCCACCCAACTTCTGAAACTTTTGTGGATCTTTTAAGAAATCCACTAACTCGAAGACTTCTTCCTTTGCTTCATCACAGCCAGCGACATCAGCAAACGTCACCGTATTGCTATTCCCATCAATTAGGCGCGCTTTAGATTTTCCAAAAGAGAATGCGCCACCTTTACCACCACCTTGCATCTGGCGCATCATGAAAAACCAAAAACCAATAATCAATAATGTTGGCCCAAGGTAGTACAAAGCAGAAACCAGCATATTGGGCTCTTCTTCTGCCTTACCGGTAACTTGAACACCGTATTTCATTAAGTCACCAACCATCCAGATGTCGCCCGGAGAAATGATGGAATATTTATTGCCATCAGCAGGCGTGACTTGCAAGGTGCGACCTTGGACATCAACGCGTTTAATTTTTCCGGCCTTGGCGTCATCCATGAATTGGGAATACGTGACTTGATTTTGGTCCTTAGGCTTATCAAACTGTTTGAAAACAGTAAAAAGCACTAAGCCCACAACGAGCCATACTCCGATTTTTTGGAACATATTGCTGTTCAAAATTGAGTCCTTTTCTGGATTGATCCAGAGTAGTTAAAGCGAATCGCTACCTATGTATTTGATTCTACTACCACCCCTTTTCAAGGGCTAATGGCAGATTTATTTGATAAACCCATGTAAATCAGAGGGTTATTGAGCTTGTGAACGGCCTGAAATCAGGATGATTTAGCGGGTTTAAGGTTTCTGCCCAAGAGGAAAATCTCGGATGAGCGAGCCCTTGAAGCTTTCGGCTTTCTGGAAGCGACCGTTTTAAAGACCTTTTTGAAGGACTCGACAATCTGACTATAACAACTCCCATTGAAACATTTGATCAGCAGTGCTCCTTCGGGTTTTAGATGCGCCACTGCAAAATCTAGTGCTATTTTTGCCAAAAATGCCATGCGAGCGGCATCTGCAACCCCGACTCCCGATAAATTGGGCGCCATATCAGAAAGAACCAAATCAACTTTACC contains:
- the folP gene encoding dihydropteroate synthase; protein product: MGILNATPDSFSDGGKYRSAKDAIAQAERMIQGGVDLIDIGGESTRPGAEPVGLQEEIDRVLPVIEGLKDCGVPLSIDTYKAKTVRQALRAGVDCVNDIWALRQDGAVGAVLEHQQCGIVLMHIQRDPLTMQFNPEYQDVILEVSQFLQERANLLISHGVHQDRIAIDPGFGFGKSLEHNLEMLANFSNFTTLGYPVLVGISRKSMIGKVTGKETHEQVAPSIAAVIMAADRGAQIVRVHDVPETVDAIKLWAAVNEPQ
- the ftsH gene encoding ATP-dependent zinc metalloprotease FtsH: MNSNMFQKIGVWLVVGLVLFTVFKQFDKPKDQNQVTYSQFMDDAKAGKIKRVDVQGRTLQVTPADGNKYSIISPGDIWMVGDLMKYGVQVTGKAEEEPNMLVSALYYLGPTLLIIGFWFFMMRQMQGGGKGGAFSFGKSKARLIDGNSNTVTFADVAGCDEAKEEVFELVDFLKDPQKFQKLGGRIPHGVLLVGPPGTGKTLLARAIAGEAKVPFFSISGSDFVEMFVGVGASRVRDMFENAKKNSPCIIFIDEIDAVGRHRGAGMGGGNDEREQTLNQMLVEMDGFESNSGVIVVAATNRSDVLDRALLRPGRFDRQVHVGLPDIRGREQILQVHMRKVPIDPDVNAAVLARGAPGFSGADLANLVNEAALFAARRNKRSVDMKDFEDAKDKIYMGPERKSAVMREEERRNTAYHESGHAVVAKILPKADPVHKVTIMPRGMALGVTWQLPEFDRVNLYKDRMLEELAILFGGRAAEEVFLNSMSTGASNDFERATKMARDMVTRYGMSDSLGTMVYVDTESESIFGRTNSKTVSELTQQKVDAEIRTLIDSQYALAKSILEQNRDKVEAMVAALLEWETIDAEQINDIMEGRPPRAPKPPLATQFGNSSGIPGPAAGNAPATA
- the glmM gene encoding phosphoglucosamine mutase, yielding MKKQYFGTDGIRGEVGQFPIVPEFMTRLGYAAGMVLNKSTKPGERCKVLIGKDTRVSGYLLEAALEAGFAAASVDVMLCGPIPTPGVAYLTKALRLSAGIVISASHNPYQDNGIKFFSANGDKLDDAFELAIEAELAKPMGCVSAQELGKAYRLDDAAGRYIEFCKSTFPGELNLKGLKLVVDCANGAAYHTAPHVFHELGAEVISIGVNPDGRNINDGCGATAPAALIAKVKEVNADLGIALDGDADRLQMVDATGRLFNGDELLYVLTKDRLDRGQKLGGAVGTLMTNLAVENAIIALGIGFERANVGDRYVLELLKQKGWIIGGEGSGHLLCLDQHSTGDGTIAALQVLAAMSQNKKSLAQLLYAVKIYPQVLLNVKFKSGYDWKSDYKLKDQITKVENDLKDIGRVLIRASGTEPLLRVMVETQDSQLAMSAAKSIADLVPTV